From Acinetobacter lwoffii, a single genomic window includes:
- the lptC gene encoding LPS export ABC transporter periplasmic protein LptC → MDTKVLYITAVIIAAISGGYYYYSGKGNKLQADSARSMTYSAQNINLTQTDETGQVSVRAQVDRLEQNLQLETSKLENLRASTYDNGKVDATFFAKMAHGYDDNTKVVLSQEVFATKIMQNGKMQFRTEELTAFPKTREIETDKTVIVESPQAEFVSQGLKANLNDGQYEFFNIRGKYEPNS, encoded by the coding sequence ATGGATACTAAAGTTTTATATATTACGGCTGTGATTATTGCCGCAATAAGTGGTGGTTATTACTATTACAGCGGCAAGGGCAACAAGCTGCAGGCAGATTCTGCGCGCAGCATGACCTATTCCGCTCAAAATATTAACTTAACCCAGACGGATGAAACAGGCCAGGTGTCGGTTCGTGCCCAAGTGGACCGACTTGAGCAGAACCTGCAGCTAGAAACTTCAAAGCTAGAAAATCTGCGAGCATCGACTTATGACAATGGCAAAGTCGATGCAACTTTCTTTGCCAAAATGGCGCATGGTTATGATGACAATACAAAAGTTGTACTCTCTCAAGAAGTGTTCGCCACCAAAATCATGCAAAATGGGAAAATGCAGTTTCGTACTGAAGAACTGACCGCTTTTCCGAAAACACGTGAAATTGAAACAGACAAGACAGTGATTGTGGAATCTCCACAGGCTGAATTTGTCAGCCAGGGTCTTAAAGCCAATCTTAATGATGGTCAATACGAATTCTTTAATATTCGAGGAAAGTATGAACCAAACTCCTAA
- a CDS encoding acyltransferase translates to MTDVDPLLKYREQHKHRLNYMPWLYWSLKPKNRGWAEAWQKDYQAYLMEMETVEIGENCFISPLAHIFAEPGRKIIIGDNTFIAADCTLHGPLDIGNEVAINHHCILDGGRVGIKLHDQVRIAAYCHLYAFDHGMDLEQPIYQQPVRSQGIEIGRDVWLGAHVGIKDGIKIADQAVVGMNSMVTKDVEKRAIVAGNPAQFIRYRE, encoded by the coding sequence ATGACTGACGTAGATCCATTACTGAAATATCGTGAGCAGCATAAACATCGCCTGAATTATATGCCTTGGCTGTACTGGTCCTTAAAGCCTAAAAATCGCGGTTGGGCAGAAGCGTGGCAAAAGGACTATCAGGCTTATCTGATGGAGATGGAAACCGTCGAGATTGGTGAAAACTGTTTTATTTCACCTCTTGCACATATTTTCGCGGAGCCGGGACGCAAAATCATTATTGGTGATAATACCTTTATTGCCGCAGATTGCACCTTGCATGGCCCTCTGGACATTGGTAATGAAGTGGCGATTAATCATCACTGTATTCTGGATGGCGGTCGGGTGGGGATTAAACTGCATGATCAGGTGCGTATCGCCGCTTATTGTCATCTTTATGCCTTTGATCATGGCATGGATTTGGAGCAGCCGATTTATCAGCAGCCAGTACGTTCGCAAGGCATCGAGATTGGTCGGGATGTGTGGCTCGGTGCGCATGTCGGTATCAAGGACGGAATTAAAATCGCAGATCAGGCCGTGGTGGGAATGAACAGTATGGTGACCAAGGATGTCGAGAAGCGTGCGATTGTCGCCGGTAATCCGGCCCAATTCATTCGCTATCGTGAATAA
- a CDS encoding type I secretion system permease/ATPase, whose amino-acid sequence MSTTIINYQPWLQAVLNIARHYRIEPSEERIRLQLDWNQHHDIDDMLKIVSRQMGLNLRKNKFERSLLNSWRLPLLVEFDSGDVGVIERIDTQGNVSIQLSGDEGLSQSFTVEHLETGIKHLYVLRPESSVPDARVDEYIKPFEKNWFWSIVLNDWKRYIDVMFASLIANILALATIVFSMNVYDRVIPSQSIPTLWVLAGGVLIAAIFEFVLRVSRIYLSDIIGKRADLKISDRVFGHSLRIKNNERSKSTGTFISQIRELVTSTTVTAIADLPFFFLFLGIFWVIGGNLFWVMLLVVPLMILPGILAQKKLAQLAQLGMRESAIRNALLVEAVEGIEDIKLLRAETRFQNQWNHMNEVSADVSIQQRKIVGLMTAWTQKIQGLTFAIVVLVGAFAVMEGDMTTGALVACSILSSRMLAPISQITGVLGRLQQAKVAKAGLDELMKKPVDQPDYSHLIHRPALDGHYELNGVVFKYGDDDPKPSLMIPKLEIKPGEKIAILGRNGAGKSTLLQLLSGMQTPLQGKVKLDGIDLTLIDPSDVRRDMSLLNQNSQLFYGSIRENLTLGAPLATDQQILEALQITGALGFVQEKKEGLDHILLEGGVGFSGGQRQALLLARLLIRQPKNLLLDEPTAAIDDVSEKQLIDHLKGYLTHRTMIVATHRRAVLELVDRILVVNDGRIVMDGPRDQILNQSQGGNKRVVGASA is encoded by the coding sequence ATGAGTACTACAATAATAAATTATCAACCTTGGCTTCAGGCAGTTTTAAATATTGCCCGGCATTACCGTATTGAGCCTTCTGAGGAGCGAATTCGTCTGCAACTGGACTGGAATCAGCATCATGACATCGATGACATGCTCAAGATTGTCAGTCGTCAGATGGGTTTAAATCTCCGTAAAAATAAATTTGAGCGCAGCCTGCTGAATTCATGGCGTTTACCTTTACTGGTTGAATTCGATAGTGGTGATGTGGGCGTGATCGAACGCATCGACACACAGGGCAATGTCAGCATCCAGCTCAGTGGTGATGAAGGTTTATCTCAAAGCTTTACAGTTGAACACTTAGAGACTGGCATAAAGCATCTTTATGTGCTGCGTCCTGAATCTTCAGTGCCAGATGCGCGGGTGGATGAATATATCAAACCCTTTGAGAAAAACTGGTTCTGGTCAATTGTCCTGAATGACTGGAAGCGTTATATCGATGTGATGTTTGCGTCTTTAATTGCCAATATTCTAGCATTGGCCACGATAGTCTTCTCGATGAATGTCTATGACCGTGTCATTCCATCACAGTCCATTCCGACGTTATGGGTGTTGGCCGGTGGTGTGCTGATCGCCGCGATTTTTGAGTTTGTTTTACGTGTCTCGCGGATCTATCTGTCAGACATTATTGGTAAACGTGCGGATTTAAAAATTTCTGACCGGGTGTTTGGTCATTCATTACGGATTAAAAACAATGAACGTTCCAAATCAACAGGAACCTTCATTTCACAAATTCGCGAGCTGGTGACTTCAACCACAGTTACGGCCATTGCCGATCTGCCATTTTTCTTCCTGTTCTTGGGCATCTTCTGGGTGATCGGTGGCAATCTGTTCTGGGTCATGTTACTCGTTGTGCCCTTAATGATTCTTCCAGGGATTCTGGCGCAGAAAAAACTGGCACAGCTGGCCCAGTTGGGGATGCGCGAATCTGCCATCCGCAATGCCTTGCTGGTAGAAGCTGTAGAAGGAATTGAAGACATCAAGCTGTTAAGAGCTGAAACGCGTTTCCAGAATCAGTGGAATCATATGAATGAAGTATCAGCCGATGTCAGCATACAGCAACGTAAAATTGTCGGCTTGATGACCGCCTGGACTCAAAAAATTCAGGGGCTGACCTTTGCGATTGTGGTTTTAGTCGGGGCCTTTGCGGTGATGGAGGGTGACATGACCACAGGCGCACTGGTGGCCTGTTCGATTCTATCTTCACGCATGCTGGCACCAATTTCACAAATTACGGGTGTACTGGGTCGCTTGCAACAGGCTAAAGTCGCCAAGGCTGGTCTGGATGAACTCATGAAAAAACCAGTGGATCAGCCGGATTATTCGCACCTGATTCATCGTCCGGCACTGGATGGGCATTATGAGCTCAACGGGGTGGTGTTTAAATATGGCGATGATGATCCGAAACCGAGTTTGATGATTCCCAAGCTGGAAATCAAGCCGGGGGAGAAAATCGCGATTCTGGGCCGTAATGGTGCAGGAAAATCGACCTTGTTACAGCTTTTGTCTGGGATGCAGACACCGTTACAGGGCAAGGTCAAGCTGGATGGTATTGATCTGACCCTGATTGATCCGTCAGATGTGCGGCGTGATATGAGTTTGCTAAATCAGAACTCGCAGTTATTTTATGGTTCAATTCGTGAAAACCTGACTTTGGGTGCACCTTTGGCCACCGATCAGCAAATTCTGGAAGCCTTGCAAATTACCGGTGCACTGGGATTTGTACAGGAGAAAAAAGAAGGACTGGATCATATCCTTTTAGAGGGTGGTGTCGGCTTTTCTGGTGGGCAGCGTCAAGCCTTGTTATTGGCACGGTTATTGATCCGTCAACCAAAAAATTTGCTACTGGATGAACCGACCGCTGCCATTGATGATGTGTCAGAAAAACAGTTGATTGATCATCTTAAAGGTTATTTAACCCATCGTACGATGATCGTTGCGACCCATCGCCGTGCGGTATTGGAACTGGTGGATCGTATTCTGGTGGTCAATGATGGCAGGATTGTGATGGATGGACCAAGGGATCAGATCCTGAATCAGTCGCAAGGTGGTAATAAGCGGGTTGTGGGAGCAAGTGCATGA
- the fdxA gene encoding ferredoxin FdxA — translation MTFVVTENCIKCKYQDCVEVCPVDCFYEGPNFLVINPDECIDCALCEPECPANAIFSEDELPEGQEVFIELNADLSQKWPNITQIGDQPADREEWNGKADKLQYLEK, via the coding sequence ATGACCTTCGTTGTCACTGAAAATTGTATTAAATGTAAATATCAAGACTGTGTTGAAGTTTGCCCTGTAGACTGTTTCTATGAAGGTCCTAACTTCCTTGTGATTAACCCGGACGAATGTATCGACTGTGCGTTATGCGAACCTGAATGCCCGGCAAATGCAATTTTCTCTGAAGACGAATTACCAGAAGGTCAGGAAGTCTTTATTGAACTGAATGCTGACCTGTCACAAAAATGGCCAAATATCACACAAATTGGTGACCAGCCAGCAGACCGTGAAGAATGGAATGGCAAAGCAGACAAATTACAATACCTTGAAAAGTAA
- a CDS encoding IS4 family transposase — MTLSENLDCTLQHSLPSLSHFSELIDLNWIKESLHQTGKASIRRRKLPAEHVVWLVIGLALFRDQPIGYVVEQLKLVFGTTEYCVPSAAVQARQRLGREPLNTLFSLLSQAWFEESQQQYSNFHGLSVCAVDGVVWSMPYTDENFEHFGSSKGKTAAAPYPQVRATCLVNTSTHEIIDAQIGSMDQGELTLANRLCPPSHSITLFDRAYFSADFLIDWQTRVEASHWLMRAKDNLRYEIIKRNSPHDFQIKMPLSARARKLNPSLGEYWEARLIEVEQAGKIRRYITSLMDSKAYPLIGLAKLYAQRWEIEMCYREIKSDLQEGKHLRSKQPDLIYQELWGVFIAYNILRRQMKHMAQRAKVSPLRISFHIASIGILNILRFDSLDSAGNLPKHLESLLEKSKRYVLPERRVRSCPRVVKGKPQKYPRKCQSIS; from the coding sequence ATGACTTTATCTGAAAATTTAGATTGCACCCTTCAACATTCTTTGCCTTCACTCAGCCATTTCAGTGAACTCATTGATTTAAACTGGATTAAAGAAAGCCTACATCAAACAGGTAAGGCTTCTATCAGGAGAAGAAAATTACCTGCCGAACATGTGGTATGGCTGGTAATTGGGCTTGCCCTATTTCGAGATCAACCGATCGGGTATGTCGTAGAGCAACTAAAACTTGTGTTTGGTACAACAGAATATTGTGTCCCCAGTGCAGCAGTGCAAGCACGACAACGTTTAGGACGAGAGCCCTTGAATACCTTGTTTTCTCTACTCAGCCAAGCCTGGTTTGAAGAATCCCAACAGCAATACTCAAACTTTCATGGCCTTAGTGTATGTGCTGTTGACGGGGTGGTTTGGTCTATGCCTTATACAGACGAGAATTTTGAACACTTTGGCTCATCTAAGGGTAAAACCGCTGCAGCCCCTTATCCACAAGTGAGAGCAACCTGCCTGGTAAATACCAGCACCCATGAAATCATTGATGCCCAAATAGGTAGCATGGATCAGGGTGAACTTACACTGGCAAATCGATTATGTCCTCCATCGCATAGTATTACCTTGTTTGATCGAGCCTATTTCTCTGCTGATTTCTTGATTGACTGGCAAACACGAGTAGAAGCCAGTCATTGGTTAATGAGAGCAAAAGATAATTTACGCTATGAGATCATTAAACGTAATTCCCCGCATGACTTTCAAATCAAAATGCCTCTTTCAGCTAGAGCCAGGAAGCTAAATCCATCATTAGGAGAATATTGGGAAGCGCGTTTGATTGAAGTTGAGCAGGCAGGGAAAATTAGACGTTATATCACTTCATTAATGGATTCAAAGGCATATCCACTGATAGGCTTGGCGAAGCTTTATGCCCAGCGCTGGGAAATAGAAATGTGTTACCGAGAAATCAAAAGTGATTTACAGGAAGGCAAGCATTTGAGGAGCAAGCAACCTGATTTAATTTATCAAGAATTATGGGGGGTCTTCATTGCCTATAATATTCTAAGAAGACAAATGAAACATATGGCTCAACGAGCAAAAGTCAGTCCTTTGAGAATCAGCTTTCATATTGCATCTATCGGTATCCTGAATATATTAAGATTTGACTCTTTAGACTCCGCAGGGAATTTACCCAAACATCTAGAAAGTTTACTGGAGAAATCTAAGAGGTATGTGTTGCCTGAGAGGAGGGTTAGAAGTTGCCCACGAGTTGTGAAAGGAAAACCACAGAAATACCCAAGAAAATGCCAGTCAATTTCTTAA
- a CDS encoding universal stress protein has product MKRVIACIDSSPCINALADAAAWIAKQTGRELVLLQVLDYYPASYHLGEISGVIGFESNAMLLKELAELEQKQSEIALDYSNNLLQHISERILAEHGIQTTHIQEKGDFLEQSFQILQPDDIAVIGLLGERSAEKNKPIGTNVENFIRGANCTVMTVGEQFKPPTRFIFAYEYSPTCIKMMKRIAESDLLRLLQCHLLYIGDHAEILNEPLQYLNQAGLDVVPQYRYGDVAENILTYQQELGIQLIVLGAFSHSKIHQFFLGSIATTIFRNSKVPLLVAK; this is encoded by the coding sequence ATGAAACGTGTCATCGCCTGCATCGACTCATCACCATGTATAAACGCGCTGGCTGACGCGGCGGCATGGATTGCCAAACAGACTGGCCGTGAACTGGTCCTGTTACAGGTTTTGGATTATTACCCGGCCAGTTATCATCTGGGGGAAATCAGCGGAGTGATTGGCTTTGAAAGTAATGCCATGTTACTGAAAGAACTGGCTGAGCTTGAACAAAAACAAAGTGAAATTGCGCTGGATTATAGCAATAACCTGCTGCAACACATTTCCGAGCGGATTCTGGCAGAACACGGTATTCAAACCACACATATTCAGGAAAAGGGTGATTTTCTGGAGCAAAGCTTCCAGATCCTGCAGCCTGATGATATCGCGGTGATTGGATTGCTTGGTGAACGCTCGGCTGAAAAAAACAAACCGATCGGTACCAATGTGGAAAATTTTATTCGTGGGGCCAATTGTACCGTGATGACGGTCGGAGAACAGTTTAAGCCGCCGACACGATTTATTTTCGCCTATGAATATTCACCGACCTGTATCAAGATGATGAAACGGATTGCGGAAAGTGATCTGCTGCGCTTATTGCAATGCCATTTGTTATATATCGGTGATCATGCTGAGATTCTGAATGAGCCTTTGCAATATTTAAATCAGGCTGGTTTAGATGTGGTGCCACAATACCGCTATGGCGATGTCGCAGAAAATATTTTGACCTATCAGCAGGAACTCGGAATTCAGCTGATCGTGTTGGGTGCATTTAGTCACAGTAAAATTCACCAGTTCTTTTTGGGCAGTATTGCGACCACGATTTTCCGGAATTCAAAAGTGCCTTTACTGGTTGCGAAGTGA
- the lptA gene encoding lipopolysaccharide transport periplasmic protein LptA produces MNQTPKAKMMHTFLKRMTLATVVGLGSIAAFALPSDRNQPITLLADRATFNERTGVTTYSGNVIIEQGTMKLQANSIVANLNNKRQISLITATGSPAQFQQKVDPAKGLAKGQAQKIVYNAETGIITLSGNAFLQQDGASIRGATLKYSMNKGDIEATGTPNKTGSSSGRVQIVIPPSSSTSFPGARD; encoded by the coding sequence ATGAACCAAACTCCTAAAGCCAAAATGATGCACACTTTCCTGAAGCGTATGACGCTGGCGACTGTGGTTGGACTCGGTTCAATCGCTGCTTTTGCACTGCCATCTGACCGTAACCAGCCAATCACCTTGCTGGCTGACCGGGCGACTTTCAATGAGCGGACGGGTGTGACGACGTATTCGGGCAATGTCATCATTGAACAGGGCACCATGAAGCTGCAAGCCAATTCGATTGTGGCCAATCTGAACAATAAGCGTCAGATCAGCCTGATTACGGCTACTGGCAGCCCGGCACAGTTCCAGCAAAAAGTGGATCCGGCCAAAGGTCTTGCCAAAGGTCAGGCGCAGAAAATTGTCTACAATGCTGAAACCGGGATTATTACCTTGTCAGGCAATGCCTTCCTGCAACAGGACGGTGCCAGTATTCGTGGTGCGACTTTAAAATACAGCATGAACAAAGGCGATATCGAAGCCACCGGAACACCAAACAAAACCGGTTCATCGTCTGGTCGTGTACAAATCGTGATTCCACCCTCTAGTTCAACATCCTTCCCGGGAGCGCGTGATTAA
- a CDS encoding IMPACT family protein, which yields MPFTIASLVSFEEDIKKSRFQAFATPVENEQDVKDFLEAYRDPSTTHQCWAWKIGHQVRFNDDGEPSGTAGRPILATIEGNELTNVLVLVNRWYGGIKLGTGGLVRAYGGCAGQCLLLAEKIELIEKKKVQFSCQFNEWAIFQYELNQQQIDYQEEYTAEGVQVRALFQLHQIQPFALKIQDVTRGREQLKIIEEATDD from the coding sequence ATGCCATTTACCATTGCCAGCCTGGTCAGTTTTGAGGAAGACATCAAAAAAAGCCGCTTTCAGGCCTTTGCCACACCTGTTGAAAATGAGCAGGACGTCAAAGATTTTCTGGAGGCTTATCGCGATCCAAGTACCACCCATCAATGCTGGGCCTGGAAAATTGGCCATCAGGTACGCTTTAATGATGATGGTGAACCTTCAGGTACTGCAGGACGCCCGATTCTGGCAACCATTGAAGGCAATGAGCTGACCAATGTGCTGGTGCTGGTCAATCGCTGGTATGGCGGGATCAAGCTGGGAACAGGGGGCTTGGTACGTGCCTATGGCGGCTGTGCTGGACAATGTTTGTTGTTAGCAGAAAAAATTGAACTGATTGAAAAGAAAAAGGTGCAATTTTCCTGTCAATTCAATGAGTGGGCCATCTTTCAATATGAGTTGAACCAGCAACAGATTGACTATCAGGAAGAATATACAGCTGAAGGAGTACAGGTCAGAGCCTTATTTCAGTTACATCAAATTCAACCTTTTGCCCTAAAAATTCAAGATGTGACCCGTGGCCGGGAACAGCTCAAAATCATAGAAGAAGCGACAGATGACTGA
- a CDS encoding O-methyltransferase — MQQMWTDIDHYIDSHLIPEDPILNQTLENTAAHGFPDHLAVAPNQGMLLQMLIQMNQCKRVLELGTFAAYSTMWLARALPDDGYILTIEGRDTHAAMGQENIDRAQLKQTVELKCGRAADVLKALPEDTEAFDFIFIDADKQSYPEYLELSLNLSHSGTLIFLDNVIRAGEIINPDNNKPSIEGIRDMFKALQNHPRILSCTALQTVGSKGHDGFALAIVK, encoded by the coding sequence ATGCAACAAATGTGGACAGACATTGATCACTACATTGATTCACATTTAATTCCTGAAGACCCCATTCTGAATCAAACTCTTGAGAATACCGCAGCGCACGGTTTTCCTGATCATCTGGCTGTAGCACCAAATCAAGGCATGTTGTTGCAGATGCTAATCCAGATGAACCAGTGTAAACGTGTACTGGAACTCGGCACATTTGCAGCATATAGCACCATGTGGCTGGCACGTGCCTTGCCTGATGATGGCTATATCCTGACGATTGAAGGACGTGATACCCATGCGGCAATGGGTCAGGAAAATATTGATCGCGCGCAGCTTAAACAGACCGTCGAACTGAAATGCGGCCGTGCAGCAGATGTGCTTAAAGCCCTGCCTGAAGATACGGAAGCTTTCGATTTCATCTTTATTGATGCAGACAAACAGAGTTATCCGGAATATCTGGAACTCAGTTTAAACCTGTCGCACTCAGGTACACTTATTTTTCTGGACAATGTGATTCGTGCTGGCGAAATCATTAACCCGGACAATAATAAACCAAGTATTGAAGGCATTCGTGACATGTTTAAAGCGCTTCAAAATCATCCACGTATCTTGTCATGCACTGCTTTACAAACGGTTGGCAGCAAAGGACATGATGGTTTTGCACTCGCGATTGTGAAATAA
- a CDS encoding D-Ala-D-Ala carboxypeptidase family metallohydrolase translates to MKNLLKGLLSLCIIPLVFVGCTTTTKQPGQATTPAGKRIYIPQERVQYDRKAHPKTVPYVYTHWVSALDNLSRVREYEVFLERHGVGNIIPSFELMRTARDWAKCGRSQYMIPSRELWANQIPTLKVFKYLVAANVLTDFEVTSVYRDLPLNQCAGGANSSRHLYNSAIDFRIGPEYPQAQDYSYIENTKFKLCQFWVQHGQSLNMGLGMYASGQIHIDTQGYRTWGPNLGRNSSMCNY, encoded by the coding sequence ATGAAGAACTTGTTAAAGGGATTATTGAGTCTTTGTATAATTCCTCTTGTTTTTGTGGGCTGTACCACGACCACAAAACAACCTGGACAGGCCACCACACCTGCTGGAAAACGGATTTACATTCCACAAGAACGTGTTCAATACGATCGTAAAGCCCACCCAAAAACTGTGCCTTATGTGTATACCCACTGGGTATCGGCACTGGATAATTTGTCACGCGTGCGTGAATATGAGGTTTTTCTGGAACGTCATGGGGTTGGCAATATCATTCCGAGTTTCGAATTGATGCGTACTGCACGTGATTGGGCCAAGTGTGGCCGTTCCCAATACATGATTCCAAGCCGTGAATTATGGGCCAATCAGATCCCAACTTTAAAAGTCTTTAAATATCTGGTTGCAGCCAATGTACTGACTGATTTTGAAGTCACATCAGTCTATCGTGACCTGCCTTTGAACCAGTGTGCCGGTGGTGCCAATTCTTCACGCCATCTTTACAACTCTGCGATCGATTTCCGGATTGGGCCTGAATATCCTCAGGCACAAGATTATAGCTATATTGAAAATACCAAGTTCAAATTGTGTCAGTTCTGGGTCCAGCATGGTCAAAGCCTAAATATGGGACTCGGCATGTATGCTTCTGGCCAAATCCACATCGATACCCAAGGTTATCGTACTTGGGGACCGAATTTAGGCCGTAATTCTTCGATGTGTAATTACTAA
- the lptB gene encoding LPS export ABC transporter ATP-binding protein, whose product MEQSQQVQTLTIKHLAKNYNKRWVVKDVSFSMESGQIVGLLGPNGAGKTTSFYMVVGLVRMDKGEIYLDDLDLSDLAMHERARKGIGYLPQEASIFRKLTISENIMAILETRKDMTKAQRQQRLAELLADFKITHIKDSLGMSVSGGERRRAEIARALAADPKFMLLDEPFAGVDPISVGDIKDIITTLKDRGIGVLITDHNVRETLAICEHAYIVSEGALLAEGTPEEILANETVRKVYLGDDFTV is encoded by the coding sequence ATGGAGCAATCGCAGCAGGTTCAAACCCTCACCATTAAACATCTGGCGAAAAACTATAATAAACGCTGGGTAGTGAAAGATGTATCGTTCAGCATGGAAAGTGGCCAGATTGTCGGGTTACTGGGACCAAATGGTGCCGGTAAAACCACCAGTTTTTATATGGTGGTTGGTCTGGTGCGGATGGATAAGGGAGAAATCTATCTCGATGATCTGGATCTTTCCGACCTCGCAATGCATGAACGGGCACGTAAGGGGATTGGTTATTTGCCGCAGGAAGCTTCAATTTTCCGAAAACTGACGATTTCAGAAAATATTATGGCAATTCTGGAAACCCGTAAAGATATGACCAAGGCACAACGTCAGCAACGTCTGGCGGAGTTACTGGCAGACTTTAAAATCACTCATATCAAAGATTCTTTGGGCATGAGTGTATCGGGAGGTGAGCGACGTCGTGCCGAGATTGCACGTGCACTTGCGGCCGACCCAAAATTTATGTTACTCGATGAGCCTTTTGCCGGTGTCGATCCGATTTCGGTTGGAGATATTAAGGATATTATTACGACCTTGAAAGATCGCGGAATTGGGGTGCTGATTACCGATCATAATGTGCGTGAAACGCTGGCGATTTGTGAGCATGCTTATATTGTCAGTGAGGGTGCATTGCTTGCTGAAGGTACACCAGAAGAAATCCTGGCGAATGAGACTGTGAGAAAAGTTTATCTGGGTGATGATTTCACTGTTTAA
- a CDS encoding HlyD family efflux transporter periplasmic adaptor subunit: MSELQQLKRSSKVSFQEPPLPKSSIIIWIIGIGLLVLLSWAWLFKLEEVSTGTGKIIPSSKEQVIQSLDGGILTKLNVKEGEIVERGQVLAQLDPTRFESNVGESESLLVSSRATSARLRAEVTGAPLVFPEEVLKYPKLVKEETALYQSRRANLQESVAGLEQALLLVQQELEMTAPLVAKGAASEVEVLRLKREANDLRNQMNDIRNQYYVNARQELSKANTDVETQQQVVRGKSDTLSRTVFKSPVRGVVKEIDVMTLGGVIPQNGKLITIVPLDEKLLVEARISPRDIAFIRPDQEALVKISAYDYSIYGGLSGKVTMISPDTLRDEVKQDQFYYWVYIRTDSDKLSNNAGQEFNITPGMVATVDIRTGSKTVMDYLIKPFNKAKEALRER, translated from the coding sequence ATGAGTGAACTACAACAACTAAAACGTTCCAGCAAGGTCAGCTTTCAGGAGCCGCCCTTACCGAAATCAAGTATCATCATCTGGATTATCGGCATTGGCCTATTGGTATTGCTGAGCTGGGCCTGGTTATTCAAATTGGAAGAAGTATCTACCGGTACTGGAAAAATAATTCCATCATCCAAAGAGCAGGTGATTCAGTCTCTGGATGGCGGTATTTTGACTAAACTTAATGTCAAAGAAGGTGAGATTGTCGAGCGTGGGCAAGTATTGGCCCAGCTTGATCCGACCCGCTTTGAATCCAACGTCGGTGAATCAGAATCCTTGCTGGTGTCATCACGTGCCACTTCAGCCCGTTTACGTGCGGAAGTCACCGGCGCACCGTTGGTCTTTCCTGAAGAAGTGTTGAAATACCCCAAATTGGTTAAAGAAGAAACGGCCCTGTATCAGTCGCGTCGAGCCAATTTGCAAGAATCTGTTGCAGGCCTGGAACAGGCTTTGTTACTGGTGCAGCAAGAACTGGAAATGACCGCTCCCTTGGTCGCCAAAGGGGCAGCCAGTGAAGTTGAAGTGTTGCGTCTAAAACGTGAAGCCAATGACCTGCGTAATCAGATGAATGATATCCGTAATCAATATTATGTAAATGCGCGGCAAGAGCTGTCCAAAGCCAATACCGATGTGGAAACTCAGCAACAGGTGGTACGTGGCAAGTCGGATACTTTGAGCCGAACTGTTTTTAAATCACCGGTTCGCGGTGTGGTCAAAGAGATTGATGTGATGACGCTGGGCGGCGTGATTCCACAAAATGGCAAGTTGATAACCATCGTGCCACTAGATGAAAAATTACTGGTTGAAGCTCGAATTTCGCCGCGTGATATTGCCTTTATTCGCCCTGATCAGGAAGCGCTGGTCAAAATTAGCGCCTATGATTATTCAATTTATGGCGGGCTAAGCGGTAAAGTAACCATGATTTCACCGGATACCTTGCGTGATGAAGTCAAGCAGGATCAATTTTATTATTGGGTGTATATCCGTACCGATAGCGACAAGCTCAGCAATAATGCCGGGCAGGAGTTCAATATTACTCCAGGGATGGTGGCCACCGTGGATATTCGTACTGGTTCAAAAACCGTGATGGATTATCTGATCAAGCCATTTAATAAAGCCAAAGAAGCCTTGCGTGAACGGTAA